One genomic region from Paramicrobacterium agarici encodes:
- a CDS encoding LPXTG cell wall anchor domain-containing protein, with protein sequence MTRSRYTAGGALATALLMTPALLFGASPAAAAETDSPINVGADGSVATDPAYDGPQITEIRVINEQKYLEIYWDRYVDEIEAVSPSNITLTNGDETVALTPKPASGRTDTIFFDQNNKQMAATDANSMERLPDDLHLASIAYTGTIDMSKPLTLTVTGSAIVDEQGRQAKDAVYTDVPKLDYYTQSVTTETGIVVKANARVAPETLTLAAEQVDVELAKTETGIAQQMADFGCSLAVYASRENAYLIPEHRGGYDPEMYDVEGYGGSTYNNCVSSISERNVLRTRGNADPFLNTSYPNENILIHEFGHAVRLVGIETMDDTTLSDEFYAAYENAYLTGLWPNTYAIGNSDEFFATLSAIWFNVMAEKPDWSDGVRSPINTRAELKEYDPTSYAFFEKIYPADLTLPAPWDEPAPDEYHGDYTELPEQEPRVSATDVEFGRDLFRISTQTVSGDFQIDRFAGDANHPDRDVCVWFTWGDGVWSIDYDNGLYTISASDGSGVLSAISDTEVRYAGIEADATDDAQKWRLSPDTSTPDAPFDGQLINEANGRALTLSDRAATGVSLTLGTADEGTRWMLEDTTRTEAQGTAAYITPVTVTLTPRAQDAEAEPAATRATGVHAAAAAQDAVTIDVAQQGFTLPDITDVFGADWSRDGYTFSGWRVVSDDSILPADWVIPDGTTALSLEAVWEPASVTPPTTDPAEPGDADGADEGTSPGNAADPASDAAGELPRTGADIAGTVAAAVLALMAGAGLMLMRRRNSAGNRQ encoded by the coding sequence ATGACACGATCACGATATACAGCGGGAGGTGCGCTGGCCACGGCCTTGCTGATGACGCCCGCGCTTCTCTTCGGCGCCAGTCCGGCAGCGGCGGCCGAGACAGATTCACCGATCAACGTCGGCGCAGACGGCAGCGTCGCGACAGATCCCGCGTACGACGGTCCGCAAATCACGGAGATTCGTGTGATCAATGAGCAGAAGTACCTCGAGATCTACTGGGATCGGTACGTCGATGAGATCGAGGCGGTCTCGCCGTCGAACATTACGCTAACCAATGGCGATGAGACGGTCGCGCTGACGCCGAAGCCCGCGTCCGGTCGCACGGACACGATCTTCTTCGATCAGAACAACAAGCAGATGGCCGCGACCGATGCCAACAGCATGGAGCGCCTGCCGGACGATCTGCACCTCGCGAGCATCGCCTACACGGGAACGATCGACATGAGCAAGCCGCTCACGCTCACCGTGACCGGCTCGGCGATCGTCGACGAGCAGGGCAGGCAAGCGAAGGATGCTGTGTACACAGACGTCCCGAAGCTCGACTACTACACGCAGTCGGTGACGACCGAGACGGGCATCGTCGTCAAGGCGAACGCGCGGGTCGCCCCAGAAACGCTGACTCTCGCTGCAGAACAAGTCGATGTCGAACTGGCGAAGACCGAAACCGGGATCGCCCAGCAGATGGCCGATTTCGGCTGTTCGCTCGCCGTCTACGCGTCGCGTGAGAACGCGTACCTCATTCCGGAGCACCGTGGCGGCTACGACCCCGAGATGTATGACGTCGAGGGGTACGGAGGGAGCACATACAACAATTGCGTCTCGTCGATCTCCGAGCGCAATGTGCTGAGAACTCGCGGCAACGCCGACCCGTTCCTCAACACGAGCTACCCGAACGAGAACATCCTGATCCACGAGTTCGGCCACGCCGTGCGGCTCGTCGGCATCGAGACAATGGACGACACGACGCTGTCGGACGAGTTCTATGCCGCATACGAGAATGCGTACCTCACGGGGCTCTGGCCCAACACGTACGCGATCGGCAACAGCGACGAGTTCTTCGCCACACTGTCGGCGATCTGGTTCAACGTCATGGCCGAGAAGCCCGACTGGTCAGACGGCGTGCGCAGCCCGATCAACACCCGGGCAGAGTTGAAGGAGTACGACCCCACGTCGTATGCGTTCTTCGAGAAGATCTATCCGGCAGATCTCACGCTGCCCGCCCCGTGGGACGAGCCGGCTCCCGACGAGTACCACGGCGACTACACGGAGCTTCCCGAGCAGGAGCCGCGCGTGTCGGCCACGGACGTCGAGTTCGGACGTGATCTCTTTCGCATCTCGACCCAGACTGTGAGCGGGGACTTCCAAATCGACAGGTTCGCCGGCGACGCCAATCACCCGGACCGCGATGTCTGCGTCTGGTTCACATGGGGCGATGGCGTGTGGTCGATCGACTACGACAACGGTCTCTACACGATCAGCGCCTCCGACGGCAGTGGCGTTCTTTCGGCGATCTCAGACACCGAGGTGCGCTACGCCGGTATCGAAGCGGATGCGACGGACGACGCGCAGAAGTGGCGGCTTTCGCCCGACACTTCGACACCGGATGCTCCGTTCGACGGGCAGCTCATCAACGAGGCGAATGGACGCGCCCTCACTCTCAGTGATCGAGCTGCGACCGGAGTGTCGTTGACACTCGGAACCGCCGACGAAGGCACGCGCTGGATGCTCGAAGACACGACGCGCACCGAGGCGCAGGGAACAGCGGCGTACATCACCCCGGTCACGGTGACCCTGACGCCGCGCGCGCAAGATGCAGAGGCCGAACCGGCCGCGACGCGCGCGACCGGAGTTCATGCCGCCGCTGCGGCTCAGGATGCCGTCACAATCGACGTTGCCCAGCAGGGATTCACGCTGCCTGACATCACGGACGTGTTCGGTGCAGACTGGTCCCGTGACGGCTACACGTTCTCTGGCTGGCGGGTCGTCAGTGACGACAGCATCCTCCCCGCCGACTGGGTGATTCCCGACGGCACGACGGCGCTCTCTCTTGAAGCTGTATGGGAGCCCGCATCGGTGACGCCGCCGACAACAGATCCAGCTGAGCCAGGCGATGCGGATGGTGCTGACGAGGGAACCTCCCCCGGCAATGCAGCAGATCCGGCATCGGATGCCGCGGGCGAACTACCGCGCACGGGTGCTGACATCGCCGGCACCGTTGCTGCAGCGGTTCTCGCCCTCATGGCCGGAGCCGGGCTGATGCTCATGCGCCGCCGCAATTCCGCGGGCAACCGGCAGTAG
- a CDS encoding glycoside hydrolase family 127 protein yields MPNPTEARSAASGVRMRPAVASAASRFTSLGSAEVVLTDGLLGQWQRRNREQTLVHSVEQLRLAGNLDNFRAVIGGATEPYRGRYPFLDTDVYKTLEGIAYELARADVDVYASVRDFYEEAIDLMQQAQLADGYLNTYFQADSIDKKPWSDLAWGHELYSLGHLIQAAVAANRQLGDARLLDIAVRFSDLVWQKFGPDTEEKLAFCGHPEVEMALVELFRETDDRRYLELADLMVRRRGHQTIDSTIFTSEYFQDLVPFVNLDSVTGHAVRMMYLASGATDVATETGADDLNAAVLHLWNDMVASKLYITGGLGSRHSDEAIGDRFELPSERAYNETCAAIALMQWAWRMLLNTGEARFADIFEIVQYNAFAVGLSDDGCAFFYDNPLQRRADHMQRSGYESDGPLLRRAWFGCPCCPPNIVRWVAELQDHVAFVGDGALHIANLTAAEISHDGLELSIATAYPWDGDIRLDVTAAPDAGRDIAVRIPAWARGATVVHRDATSEAAAGSWVRLADVAAGDSIRLTLPMPARAHGADPRVDAARGSLAVARGPLVYCAEQQDNAADIDTIVATPADVRALEPERRDIVASGPSVVLHGAVETAAIDPAELYPELRDDTAHPDPAAREAARTHLTLVPYFQWGNREAQAMRVWLRTV; encoded by the coding sequence GTGCCGAACCCGACAGAAGCCCGATCCGCCGCGAGCGGCGTCAGGATGCGCCCCGCCGTCGCTTCGGCAGCATCCCGTTTCACCTCTCTGGGCTCCGCCGAGGTGGTGCTCACCGACGGGCTCCTCGGTCAGTGGCAGCGCCGCAACCGCGAGCAGACGCTCGTGCACAGCGTTGAACAGCTGCGGCTCGCCGGCAACCTCGACAACTTTCGCGCCGTCATCGGCGGCGCGACGGAGCCGTACCGCGGCCGCTACCCGTTTCTCGACACCGACGTGTACAAGACCCTCGAGGGCATCGCGTATGAGCTTGCGCGCGCCGACGTAGACGTCTACGCGTCGGTGCGCGACTTCTACGAAGAAGCCATCGACCTGATGCAGCAGGCGCAGCTGGCCGACGGCTACCTCAACACGTACTTTCAGGCGGACTCGATCGACAAGAAGCCCTGGAGCGACCTCGCGTGGGGACACGAGCTCTACTCGCTCGGCCACCTCATTCAGGCGGCCGTCGCCGCGAATCGCCAGCTCGGCGACGCGAGACTGCTCGACATCGCCGTTCGTTTCAGCGACCTGGTCTGGCAGAAGTTCGGCCCAGACACGGAGGAAAAGCTCGCGTTCTGCGGCCACCCCGAGGTCGAGATGGCGCTCGTTGAGCTCTTCCGCGAGACCGACGACCGCCGGTACCTCGAGCTCGCCGACCTCATGGTGCGTCGTCGCGGTCACCAGACGATCGACTCGACGATCTTCACGAGCGAGTACTTTCAAGACCTCGTTCCGTTCGTCAACCTCGACTCCGTCACGGGGCACGCGGTGCGCATGATGTACCTCGCCTCGGGCGCGACAGACGTCGCCACCGAGACCGGAGCCGATGACCTGAACGCCGCCGTTCTGCACCTCTGGAACGACATGGTGGCCAGCAAGCTGTACATCACGGGAGGCCTCGGTAGCCGGCACTCAGACGAGGCGATCGGCGACCGCTTCGAACTGCCCAGCGAGCGCGCCTACAACGAGACGTGCGCGGCCATCGCCCTCATGCAGTGGGCATGGCGGATGCTGCTGAACACGGGCGAAGCCCGGTTTGCCGACATCTTCGAGATTGTGCAGTACAACGCGTTCGCAGTCGGACTCTCTGACGACGGCTGCGCCTTCTTCTACGACAATCCGCTGCAGCGCCGGGCCGACCACATGCAGCGCTCGGGCTACGAGTCCGACGGACCGCTGCTGCGCCGTGCGTGGTTCGGCTGCCCGTGCTGCCCGCCGAACATCGTGCGGTGGGTCGCCGAACTGCAAGACCACGTCGCCTTCGTCGGTGACGGTGCCCTGCACATCGCCAACCTCACCGCCGCCGAGATCAGCCACGACGGGCTCGAGCTGAGCATTGCGACCGCGTACCCGTGGGACGGCGACATCCGACTCGACGTCACGGCAGCGCCGGACGCCGGTCGCGACATCGCCGTGCGCATCCCGGCGTGGGCGCGCGGTGCGACCGTCGTGCACCGCGACGCGACGAGCGAGGCGGCGGCGGGAAGCTGGGTGCGCCTGGCAGACGTCGCCGCGGGCGACAGCATCCGTCTCACCCTGCCGATGCCGGCACGCGCCCACGGGGCAGATCCGAGAGTGGATGCTGCTCGCGGCAGCCTCGCCGTGGCTCGCGGCCCCCTCGTCTACTGCGCCGAGCAGCAGGACAACGCTGCCGACATCGACACGATCGTCGCCACGCCCGCCGACGTGCGCGCGCTCGAACCAGAGCGGCGAGACATCGTCGCCTCCGGTCCGAGCGTCGTGCTGCACGGCGCCGTGGAAACGGCGGCGATCGACCCCGCAGAGCTCTACCCAGAGCTCCGCGATGACACAGCCCACCCCGACCCGGCTGCACGGGAGGCAGCCCGAACCCACCTCACCCTCGTTCCCTACTTTCAGTGGGGAAATCGTGAGGCCCAGGCCATGCGCGTATGGCTGCGCACGGTCTAA
- a CDS encoding ABC transporter substrate-binding protein, with protein sequence MKKRNVVLGLGLAAALALTGCSSGGDSASDGGSSGEAVKGGTLHVLATTDFSHLDPAQGWDGGVNNFYRLIYRQLTMFAGGDSENPTEIVPDLATDLGTPNEDNTVWTFTLKDDIFFQDGTPITSEDVRFGVERSLDPDIAVGSPYAKILLDGADEYEGVYKDGHLDSIETPDDKTIVFHLNQSYADFGSAVAQPVYTPFPAEGDVTTTSIDKQPISSGPYVVSEYKPGSSIVLERNEYWEPDSDEVRKAYPDKFVWTLGLDNSTIDERMIANQGDDKNAISGIILASSLSRIQEPSIQERTLEGLKGCTTYLALNTTKEPLNDLKVRQAISYAIDKKSVQTATGGPALTDIANTMLPPTVKGHQDFDLYPSEGGEGDPEKAKELLEEAGYADGFELSLDMRAVPVTQAQAESIQESLAKANIDVKLNVVDTAKYWQIIGTPSQQTDAAIAGWCPDWPTGATFLPPLFEGSQIFDQGNSNIAQFDNEEVNKRMDEIRAMTDVEEANKAWGELDKQILESAPAVPLTWEKAVTVTGSNIANAHLHEGYSGGIDYAVVGLKSVDE encoded by the coding sequence ATGAAAAAACGCAATGTCGTGCTGGGCCTTGGCCTGGCGGCGGCCCTCGCCCTGACGGGCTGCAGCAGCGGAGGTGACTCCGCCAGTGACGGAGGAAGTTCTGGCGAAGCCGTGAAGGGCGGAACCCTCCACGTTCTCGCCACGACCGACTTCTCGCACCTCGACCCCGCTCAAGGCTGGGACGGCGGAGTCAACAACTTCTACCGGCTGATCTACCGTCAGCTGACCATGTTTGCCGGCGGAGATTCGGAGAACCCGACAGAGATCGTTCCCGACCTCGCCACCGATCTCGGTACCCCCAACGAAGACAACACGGTGTGGACCTTCACGCTGAAGGACGACATCTTCTTCCAGGACGGCACGCCGATCACGAGCGAAGACGTGCGCTTCGGCGTCGAGCGTTCACTTGACCCGGACATCGCCGTCGGCTCGCCGTACGCGAAGATCCTGCTCGACGGCGCAGACGAGTACGAGGGCGTCTACAAGGACGGACACCTCGACTCGATCGAGACGCCGGACGACAAGACGATCGTCTTCCACCTGAACCAGTCGTACGCAGACTTCGGCAGCGCCGTCGCACAGCCGGTGTACACGCCGTTCCCCGCCGAGGGAGACGTGACGACCACCAGCATCGACAAGCAGCCGATCTCGTCTGGACCGTACGTCGTCAGCGAGTACAAGCCGGGCAGCTCAATCGTGCTCGAGCGCAACGAGTACTGGGAGCCCGACAGCGACGAGGTGCGCAAGGCGTACCCCGACAAGTTCGTGTGGACGCTCGGCCTCGACAACTCGACGATCGACGAGCGCATGATTGCAAACCAGGGTGACGACAAGAACGCCATCTCGGGCATCATTCTCGCGTCGTCGCTGTCGCGCATCCAAGAGCCGTCGATCCAGGAGCGCACCCTCGAGGGTCTCAAGGGCTGCACGACCTACCTCGCGCTCAACACCACGAAGGAGCCGCTGAACGACCTCAAGGTGCGCCAGGCAATCTCGTACGCCATCGACAAGAAGTCGGTTCAGACGGCGACAGGCGGACCAGCGCTCACGGACATTGCGAACACGATGCTCCCGCCCACCGTCAAGGGTCACCAGGACTTCGACCTTTACCCGAGCGAGGGCGGCGAAGGCGATCCCGAGAAGGCCAAGGAACTCCTCGAGGAGGCGGGATACGCGGACGGCTTCGAGCTGAGCCTCGATATGCGCGCAGTTCCCGTCACGCAAGCTCAGGCCGAGTCGATCCAGGAGTCGCTCGCGAAGGCGAACATCGATGTGAAGCTCAACGTCGTCGACACGGCGAAGTACTGGCAGATCATCGGTACGCCGAGCCAGCAGACGGATGCTGCCATCGCGGGCTGGTGCCCCGACTGGCCCACCGGTGCGACGTTCCTGCCCCCGCTGTTCGAGGGAAGCCAGATCTTCGATCAGGGCAACTCCAACATCGCGCAGTTCGACAACGAAGAGGTCAACAAGCGCATGGATGAAATTCGTGCGATGACCGATGTCGAGGAGGCGAACAAGGCCTGGGGCGAACTCGACAAGCAGATCCTCGAGTCGGCGCCCGCCGTGCCCCTGACCTGGGAGAAGGCGGTCACCGTGACGGGCAGCAACATCGCCAACGCGCACCTTCACGAAGGCTACTCCGGCGGTATCGACTACGCCGTGGTCGGGCTGAAGAGCGTGGACGAGTAG
- a CDS encoding ABC transporter permease, with product MSAPASELAGGTRKGVLSSLDGGSSPSPVKRVVAALRSTPSVVVSFGWIVFIVLLALAAPLLEQITGMSPYAYHENAIDPALGGLPIGPWGGVSAEHWFGVEPGSGRDIFMRIAYGAQVSLTIAVSATIVTTTLGVVFGMLGGFFGGVLDQLISRLMDFLMAFPALIFMIALLSALPAGNRPLLLVIVLSIFAWPYTARVIRGQTMSLRNGEFVESARASGASPARIAFKEILPNLRGTIIVLSTLSVPQYIGTEAALSFLGVGVTPPTPSWGQMIASSVSWYAVDPMYFVIPGLFLFFTVLSFTVVGDHLQRQLDEGDAA from the coding sequence ATGTCAGCACCTGCGAGTGAACTCGCGGGCGGCACGCGCAAGGGGGTGCTGTCGTCGCTCGACGGCGGCAGCTCCCCCAGCCCCGTCAAGCGTGTCGTCGCCGCGCTGAGAAGCACGCCATCCGTCGTCGTCAGCTTCGGATGGATCGTATTCATCGTTCTTCTGGCGCTGGCCGCGCCGCTGCTCGAGCAGATCACGGGAATGAGCCCGTACGCCTATCACGAGAATGCGATCGACCCCGCGCTCGGCGGTCTTCCCATCGGTCCATGGGGAGGCGTCAGCGCCGAGCACTGGTTCGGCGTCGAGCCGGGAAGCGGTCGCGACATCTTCATGCGCATCGCGTATGGAGCGCAGGTGTCTCTGACGATCGCCGTGTCGGCGACAATCGTCACCACAACGCTGGGTGTGGTCTTCGGCATGCTCGGAGGATTCTTCGGCGGCGTGCTCGATCAGCTCATCTCGCGGCTCATGGACTTTCTCATGGCCTTCCCCGCGCTCATCTTCATGATCGCCCTTCTCTCGGCACTGCCCGCGGGCAACCGGCCGCTGCTGCTCGTGATCGTGCTGAGCATCTTCGCCTGGCCGTACACGGCGCGCGTCATCCGCGGCCAGACGATGTCGCTGCGCAACGGCGAGTTCGTCGAATCGGCCCGTGCCTCGGGAGCGAGTCCCGCGCGCATTGCGTTCAAAGAAATCTTGCCCAATCTTCGCGGCACGATCATCGTGCTCTCGACACTGTCGGTTCCGCAGTACATCGGAACAGAAGCGGCGCTGTCATTCCTTGGTGTCGGCGTCACTCCGCCGACGCCGTCATGGGGTCAGATGATCGCTTCATCTGTTTCCTGGTACGCGGTCGATCCGATGTACTTTGTGATCCCCGGTCTCTTCCTCTTCTTCACGGTGCTCTCGTTCACCGTTGTGGGCGACCACCTGCAACGCCAGCTCGACGAGGGGGATGCTGCCTGA
- a CDS encoding ABC transporter permease, which yields MLLYILKRVLAGVVVLFLITVFTYTVFFVLSPDPAYMICGKTCTPDRIADIHEKLGLDKPFWEQIWVFLSGLFVGRDYGEGVNALHCAAPCLGYSFQTSQSVFEMIVQRLPVSATLAVGAAVLWLFAGIGGGLIGAVKKGTWWDRGIMVVALSGISLPNYFVALALQYLLVVKLKWLPFPTAVPFADDPLLWFQSYIMPWFVLAFMYAAMYTRLVRSNVIDTLGQGFIRTARAKGLDTNVVMGKHALRPALTPALTLFGMDFAALLGGALITETVFGLNGVGKLTADSITQNDQPVIMAVTLLAAALVVVANIVVDLLYSVLDPRVRVKAQ from the coding sequence ATGCTGCTTTACATTCTCAAGCGCGTCCTCGCGGGCGTTGTCGTTCTCTTCCTCATCACGGTCTTCACGTACACCGTCTTCTTCGTGCTGTCGCCCGATCCGGCCTACATGATCTGCGGCAAGACCTGCACGCCAGATCGCATTGCGGACATCCACGAGAAGCTCGGGCTCGACAAACCGTTCTGGGAGCAGATCTGGGTCTTCCTCTCCGGTCTCTTTGTCGGGCGTGACTACGGCGAAGGCGTCAACGCGTTGCACTGCGCGGCTCCCTGCCTTGGCTACAGCTTCCAGACAAGCCAGTCGGTGTTCGAGATGATCGTGCAGCGTCTGCCTGTCAGCGCAACGCTCGCCGTCGGTGCAGCCGTGCTGTGGCTCTTCGCCGGCATCGGCGGCGGTCTGATCGGTGCCGTCAAGAAGGGCACCTGGTGGGACCGCGGCATCATGGTCGTCGCGCTCTCCGGTATCAGTCTGCCCAACTACTTCGTCGCACTCGCCCTGCAGTATCTTCTCGTGGTCAAGCTGAAGTGGCTGCCGTTCCCGACTGCGGTTCCGTTCGCAGACGACCCGCTCTTGTGGTTCCAGTCGTACATCATGCCGTGGTTCGTTCTGGCCTTCATGTATGCCGCCATGTACACGCGTCTTGTGCGATCGAACGTTATCGACACGCTCGGCCAGGGCTTCATTCGCACAGCCAGGGCGAAAGGGCTCGACACCAACGTCGTGATGGGAAAGCATGCTCTCCGTCCGGCCCTGACGCCGGCGCTGACGCTGTTCGGAATGGACTTCGCCGCGCTGCTCGGCGGCGCGCTCATCACCGAGACGGTCTTCGGGCTGAACGGTGTCGGAAAGCTGACCGCCGACTCAATCACACAGAACGACCAGCCGGTCATCATGGCGGTGACACTGCTCGCCGCAGCCCTCGTCGTCGTGGCGAACATCGTGGTGGACCTGCTCTACTCCGTTCTCGACCCGAGAGTGAGGGTGAAGGCCCAATGA
- a CDS encoding ABC transporter ATP-binding protein, translated as MRRAKQKSTAPKTGSLKTVSIPVEGSTLLEVENLAVTFPTVRGPVDVVKDSSFRIEPGKTLGIVGESGSGKSMTSLAIMGLLPEGGTASGRIRFFGHDLLDRSDNEMRRVRGEKIAMIFQDPLSSLNPYFTVGMQISEAYRAHRGGSKKQGRQIAIDAMRRVKITDPETRVDHYPHQFSGGMRQRIMIAMALCLEPDLVIADEPTTALDVTVQAQILDLMKELQQETGTGMLFITHDLAVVSEVADDVLVMQNGETREHAPVAEIFSNPQSSYTKALLDAVPRITDVVGDIKGVSHD; from the coding sequence ATGAGACGCGCCAAGCAGAAGAGCACAGCGCCCAAGACGGGCTCGCTCAAGACCGTGTCGATTCCCGTTGAGGGGTCAACGCTGCTCGAGGTGGAGAACCTCGCCGTCACCTTCCCGACCGTGCGCGGACCCGTCGACGTCGTCAAGGACTCGTCATTCCGAATTGAGCCGGGCAAGACGCTCGGCATCGTCGGGGAGTCGGGGTCGGGAAAGTCCATGACGTCCCTCGCCATCATGGGGCTGCTGCCCGAGGGCGGAACGGCGAGCGGCCGCATCCGGTTCTTTGGCCACGACCTGCTCGACCGCAGCGATAACGAGATGCGCCGTGTGCGGGGAGAAAAGATCGCCATGATCTTTCAAGACCCGCTGTCGTCGCTCAACCCGTACTTCACAGTCGGCATGCAGATCAGCGAGGCCTATCGCGCGCATCGCGGCGGATCGAAGAAGCAGGGCAGACAGATCGCGATTGACGCGATGCGCCGGGTCAAGATCACCGACCCCGAGACGCGCGTCGACCACTATCCGCATCAATTCTCGGGCGGAATGCGCCAGCGCATCATGATCGCCATGGCGTTGTGCCTCGAGCCCGACCTCGTGATCGCCGACGAGCCGACGACAGCGCTCGACGTCACGGTGCAGGCGCAGATTCTCGACCTCATGAAAGAGCTGCAGCAAGAGACGGGGACGGGGATGCTGTTCATTACGCACGATCTCGCCGTCGTCAGCGAGGTGGCCGACGATGTTCTCGTCATGCAGAACGGCGAGACGCGTGAGCACGCTCCCGTGGCCGAGATCTTCTCGAACCCGCAGTCGTCGTACACGAAGGCGCTGCTCGACGCCGTGCCGCGCATCACCGACGTCGTCGGAGACATCAAGGGAGTGAGTCATGACTGA
- a CDS encoding ATP-binding cassette domain-containing protein, which translates to MTDAHTPLLQVKNLTKTFITQGSGVVFSGKNEFTAVDDVSFDVNPRETLAIVGESGSGKSTMARIAAKLLEPTSGNVLLEGNDVTQAKGKELAHFRSKVQVVFQDPFSSLNPKHTVERIIMAPLDYQGVKPPRKRRDFVRDLMDRVGLNPDHSQRYPGQFSGGQAQRIGIARALAVGPSLVVCDEAVSALDVSVQAVVIRLLKDLQRERDLSYIFIAHDLAVVRHIADQVAVVHKGKIVEQGDRDSIFDAPQHEYTRELLSAVPQINPEWEAARVANAEKERQ; encoded by the coding sequence ATGACTGACGCTCACACACCGCTGCTGCAGGTTAAGAACTTGACGAAGACGTTCATCACGCAAGGCAGCGGCGTCGTGTTCTCGGGAAAGAACGAGTTCACCGCCGTCGACGACGTGAGCTTCGACGTGAACCCGCGCGAGACGCTCGCGATCGTGGGGGAGTCGGGCAGCGGCAAGTCGACGATGGCGCGCATCGCGGCGAAGCTGCTCGAGCCGACGTCAGGCAACGTGCTGCTCGAGGGCAACGACGTCACGCAGGCAAAGGGCAAAGAGCTCGCGCACTTCCGCTCGAAGGTGCAAGTGGTCTTTCAAGACCCGTTCTCGTCGCTCAACCCGAAGCACACAGTCGAGCGGATCATCATGGCCCCACTCGACTACCAGGGCGTGAAACCGCCGAGGAAGCGCCGCGACTTCGTGCGCGACCTCATGGACCGCGTCGGGCTCAACCCCGACCACAGTCAGCGCTATCCTGGGCAGTTCTCTGGCGGTCAGGCGCAGCGCATCGGCATCGCCCGCGCGCTCGCCGTCGGGCCGAGCCTCGTCGTGTGCGACGAAGCGGTGTCTGCGCTCGACGTCTCGGTGCAGGCCGTCGTGATCCGGCTGCTGAAAGACCTGCAGCGCGAGCGCGACCTGAGCTACATCTTCATTGCCCACGACCTTGCCGTCGTGCGGCACATCGCCGACCAGGTCGCCGTCGTGCACAAGGGAAAGATCGTGGAGCAGGGTGATCGCGACAGCATCTTCGATGCTCCGCAGCACGAGTACACGCGCGAGCTGCTGAGTGCCGTGCCGCAGATCAATCCCGAGTGGGAGGCCGCTCGCGTGGCCAACGCAGAAAAGGAGCGCCAGTGA